From Methanomassiliicoccales archaeon, one genomic window encodes:
- a CDS encoding oxidoreductase, which translates to MGKIRIAQYWGAGCGGCDVALLDIDEKILGVAEIADIAFWPIAVDTKLKDVEAMPDGYITATLYNGAIRNSENEYVAKLLRKKSALLISFGSCACYGGVPGLANLTNAKDILEYVYTKTPSSDQQNTKDPVYPQHETHTKYGDLELPVLYDTVKTLDQVVDVDYYMPGCPPTTNLINQFLSIVEKHVKEGAPLPPKGSVIASTRTLCDECKRKKTVKQVEKVHEAFEIDIDPEKCMLEQGVICLGPATRAGCGAKCLEGNQPCRGCMGPTDQVLDQGGSMLSALASIYKVQDKESQLSEEEILKLMAQVKDPLGTFYCYTMPKSIIKKAVKEKKKIKKEAKEATA; encoded by the coding sequence ATGGGTAAGATTAGGATAGCCCAATATTGGGGCGCAGGGTGCGGGGGATGTGATGTCGCTCTGCTGGACATAGACGAGAAGATTCTTGGTGTGGCCGAGATAGCAGACATAGCATTTTGGCCCATAGCCGTGGACACCAAGCTGAAGGATGTTGAGGCGATGCCAGATGGTTACATCACCGCCACTTTATACAATGGTGCCATACGCAACTCGGAGAATGAGTATGTGGCCAAGCTGCTGAGGAAGAAATCAGCTTTATTGATCTCCTTTGGCTCCTGTGCATGCTATGGTGGTGTGCCAGGCCTTGCCAATTTGACCAATGCGAAGGACATATTGGAGTATGTTTACACCAAGACACCCTCCTCAGACCAGCAAAACACCAAGGATCCAGTATACCCTCAGCATGAGACACATACGAAATATGGGGATTTGGAGCTTCCAGTGCTTTATGATACCGTGAAGACCTTGGACCAAGTGGTGGATGTGGACTATTACATGCCAGGATGTCCTCCAACCACCAATTTGATCAACCAATTCCTGAGCATTGTGGAAAAGCACGTTAAGGAAGGGGCGCCCTTGCCTCCCAAGGGCTCAGTGATTGCATCCACCAGGACGCTATGCGATGAATGCAAGCGTAAGAAAACGGTAAAACAGGTGGAAAAAGTCCATGAGGCATTTGAGATAGATATCGATCCAGAGAAGTGCATGCTAGAGCAGGGCGTGATATGTCTTGGGCCAGCCACAAGAGCCGGATGTGGTGCCAAATGTCTCGAAGGCAACCAGCCCTGCCGTGGTTGCATGGGCCCCACCGATCAGGTGCTGGATCAGGGTGGCTCAATGCTCTCAGCGCTGGCATCCATCTATAAGGTCCAGGACAAGGAATCGCAGCTGAGCGAGGAGGAGATTCTCAAGCTCATGGCGCAGGTGAAGGATCCGTTGGGAACCTTCTATTGCTACACCATGCCTAAGAGCATAATCAAGAAGGCCGTTAAAGAGAAGAAAAAGATAAAGAAAGAAGCTAAGGAGGCCACGGCATGA
- a CDS encoding hydrogenase iron-sulfur subunit: MSQVQVTKTEAKEAEWEPNILAFCCNWCSYAGADLAGVSRLQMPTNFKVIRTMCSARVDPEFVLRAFSKGADGVLVLGCHPADCHYIGGNYRTRRRIALLRMLLEQYGFDPNRLRLEWVSASEGAKFQKTIKEFTETIRELGPNPLKEEESEEKKH; this comes from the coding sequence ATGAGCCAAGTGCAAGTGACAAAGACGGAGGCCAAGGAGGCTGAATGGGAACCCAACATCCTTGCGTTCTGCTGCAACTGGTGCTCCTATGCCGGCGCTGACCTTGCGGGTGTTTCTAGACTGCAAATGCCTACCAACTTCAAGGTCATCAGGACCATGTGCTCAGCGCGAGTAGATCCCGAGTTCGTGCTCCGTGCCTTCTCCAAGGGCGCGGATGGAGTGCTGGTGCTGGGCTGCCATCCGGCCGACTGCCATTATATAGGAGGAAACTACCGCACTAGGAGACGCATTGCGCTGCTGCGCATGCTGTTGGAGCAATATGGCTTCGATCCTAATCGGCTGCGCCTTGAATGGGTGTCTGCCTCAGAAGGAGCGAAGTTCCAGAAGACTATTAAGGAGTTCACCGAGACTATAAGAGAGCTCGGACCGAACCCCCTCAAAGAGGAAGAGTCAGAGGAGAAGAAGCACTGA
- a CDS encoding CoB--CoM heterodisulfide reductase iron-sulfur subunit A family protein: MEKKTGSVMVVGGGISGVQTALDLAESGFKVYMIESKPSIGGVMAQLDKTFPTNDCSMCILSPKLVEAARNPMITMMTLTEVVKVEGEAPNFEVTLKRKPRYVREDRCVGCGLCAEKCPSKALNEYDLGLVQRKAIYVPYAQAVPMKYSIDASKCLYLTKNRCGNCKKVCPADAVDYEQKETIEKVHVGAIVVAPGYEIFDAKLKKEYGYGEFKNVVTSLEFERILSATGPFQGHVVRPSDHVTPQKVAFLQCVGSRDDKVGNTYCSSVCCMYALKQAIIAQEHTQGLKPTIFFMDIRAFGKEFEDYRARAENEYGIKMYKGVRVASVEEDPETKKLILRYSNGAETNQEEFDMVVLSVGFEPPSDAHKLSEALGIKLNKYGFAETTVFDPLSTNRKGIYVTGAFSAPKDIPQSVAEASGAACKAGSQVYKNRVHYVPPEIPEIDVTGQEPRIGVFVCDCGINIRGTVDVPKVVEYAKTLPNVVHAEEGKYTCSADFQENIKKKIKELNLNRVVVASCTPRTHEPLFQSTIKEAGLNPYLFEMANIRDQCSWIHMHEPEKATEKSKDLVRMAVAKARLLEPLSKSKLGVLHSGMVIGGGLAGMTAALDMAEQGFNVHLIEKSGELGGNMRNIKSEENGIPTSKRLDELISKVRACPRITVHLNTTVTDVSGFVGNFKVKTNKGEELETGAIIVAVGAQQYKPKPGEFMYGDPRVMTQWELEEKMMAGPLNAKNVVMIQCVGSRNNEAPYCSRVCCTEAVRNAIKIKKSSPSTEVYVLHKDIRTYGFREDYYKEAGELGVRFVRFPDNEDPKVEKHGSGLRVLVNDVVLGEKLSIPADAVVLSVGIRPYHDNEELAKALKVPLSKDGYFLEAHMKLRPVDFATNGVYLAGLAHWPKFMDESIAQASGAAARAMTVISRDYLETEGIIAAVNEMICNGCGVCEPVCEYKAITIVKDPSNPDKLKAVVNEGLCKGCGTCVAACPSGAMEQKGFKNVQMYAIIDAALEGGK; this comes from the coding sequence ATGGAAAAGAAGACTGGATCGGTGATGGTGGTCGGCGGAGGCATCTCCGGCGTCCAAACTGCCTTGGACCTAGCAGAGTCTGGATTCAAGGTGTATATGATTGAGAGCAAGCCAAGCATAGGAGGTGTGATGGCACAGTTGGATAAGACGTTCCCCACGAACGACTGCTCCATGTGCATCCTTTCTCCCAAGCTTGTTGAGGCGGCTAGGAATCCAATGATAACCATGATGACCTTGACTGAGGTCGTCAAGGTGGAAGGGGAGGCGCCAAATTTCGAAGTCACCTTGAAAAGGAAACCAAGGTATGTGAGGGAAGATCGTTGTGTAGGTTGCGGTCTGTGCGCAGAGAAATGTCCTTCGAAAGCATTGAATGAGTATGACCTCGGCCTGGTTCAAAGGAAGGCTATCTATGTGCCTTATGCGCAGGCCGTACCGATGAAGTATTCGATTGACGCTTCAAAGTGCTTGTATCTTACTAAGAATCGTTGTGGCAACTGCAAAAAGGTATGTCCTGCGGACGCAGTGGATTATGAGCAAAAAGAGACTATTGAGAAGGTACATGTAGGAGCCATAGTGGTGGCGCCTGGGTACGAGATCTTCGATGCCAAGCTAAAAAAGGAATATGGGTATGGCGAGTTCAAGAATGTGGTAACATCCTTAGAATTCGAGCGCATCCTCTCAGCCACTGGTCCTTTCCAGGGTCACGTTGTGAGGCCTAGCGATCATGTGACTCCACAGAAGGTCGCCTTCCTGCAATGCGTTGGCTCCAGGGACGACAAGGTGGGGAACACATACTGCTCGAGCGTTTGCTGCATGTACGCCTTGAAGCAGGCCATCATAGCTCAGGAACACACACAGGGACTGAAACCGACCATATTCTTCATGGATATCAGAGCCTTCGGTAAGGAGTTTGAGGATTATAGGGCGAGGGCAGAGAATGAGTATGGCATTAAAATGTACAAGGGCGTGAGGGTAGCGTCAGTCGAGGAGGATCCAGAGACCAAGAAGTTGATACTGCGCTATTCGAATGGAGCTGAGACCAATCAGGAAGAGTTCGATATGGTGGTCCTTTCTGTGGGATTTGAGCCCCCCTCTGACGCACACAAGCTTTCCGAGGCCTTGGGGATCAAATTGAACAAATACGGATTCGCCGAGACCACGGTCTTCGACCCGTTGTCCACGAACCGCAAGGGCATATACGTCACTGGTGCATTTAGCGCCCCTAAGGATATCCCTCAATCTGTAGCGGAGGCATCAGGTGCTGCATGCAAGGCTGGTTCCCAGGTTTACAAAAACAGGGTACATTATGTGCCGCCTGAGATACCCGAGATCGACGTCACGGGTCAAGAGCCAAGGATTGGGGTGTTCGTTTGCGATTGCGGCATAAACATCCGTGGCACAGTGGATGTTCCTAAAGTCGTCGAATATGCTAAGACTCTCCCCAATGTGGTCCATGCTGAAGAGGGCAAGTACACATGCTCGGCAGACTTCCAAGAGAACATCAAGAAGAAGATAAAGGAGCTGAATCTGAATCGTGTAGTGGTGGCCAGCTGTACCCCACGCACGCACGAACCACTGTTCCAGAGCACAATAAAAGAAGCAGGGCTGAATCCCTATCTATTCGAAATGGCTAACATCCGTGATCAATGCTCTTGGATCCACATGCATGAGCCAGAGAAGGCCACGGAGAAGAGCAAAGACTTGGTTCGCATGGCTGTGGCCAAGGCCAGATTGCTTGAACCCCTCAGCAAAAGCAAGTTGGGCGTTCTACACTCAGGCATGGTCATCGGTGGCGGTCTAGCAGGGATGACGGCTGCCTTGGATATGGCGGAGCAGGGATTCAATGTGCACCTGATCGAGAAATCGGGTGAGCTAGGCGGCAATATGAGAAACATCAAGTCGGAGGAAAACGGTATTCCCACATCCAAACGACTGGATGAGCTCATATCCAAGGTGCGAGCGTGCCCCAGGATTACCGTTCACCTTAACACGACTGTGACTGATGTGTCAGGCTTTGTAGGCAACTTCAAGGTCAAGACCAATAAAGGTGAAGAACTGGAGACAGGGGCCATTATTGTGGCTGTGGGAGCCCAGCAATACAAGCCCAAGCCTGGCGAATTCATGTATGGCGATCCCAGGGTGATGACGCAGTGGGAGCTTGAGGAGAAGATGATGGCTGGGCCCTTGAATGCCAAGAACGTGGTCATGATTCAGTGCGTCGGCTCCAGGAATAATGAGGCACCCTATTGCAGCAGGGTATGCTGCACTGAAGCCGTGCGCAATGCTATCAAGATAAAGAAGTCCTCCCCCTCCACTGAGGTCTATGTCCTCCACAAAGATATCAGAACTTATGGTTTCAGAGAGGATTACTACAAGGAGGCCGGTGAGCTAGGCGTTAGGTTCGTCCGCTTCCCTGACAACGAGGATCCGAAGGTAGAGAAGCACGGCAGTGGGCTAAGGGTCCTGGTGAACGATGTAGTGCTAGGGGAAAAGTTGAGCATACCTGCGGATGCTGTAGTGCTCTCCGTGGGCATAAGACCGTATCACGACAACGAGGAATTGGCCAAAGCTTTGAAAGTTCCGTTAAGCAAGGATGGCTACTTCCTTGAGGCCCATATGAAACTAAGGCCGGTGGATTTCGCTACCAACGGCGTATACCTCGCTGGACTAGCCCATTGGCCCAAGTTCATGGATGAGAGCATAGCTCAGGCTTCGGGCGCAGCAGCCAGGGCCATGACGGTGATCTCTCGCGACTATCTCGAGACGGAGGGAATCATCGCTGCAGTCAATGAGATGATATGCAATGGTTGCGGTGTTTGCGAACCCGTCTGCGAATATAAGGCGATAACTATAGTCAAGGACCCATCGAATCCAGACAAGCTTAAGGCGGTGGTTAATGAAGGTCTGTGCAAAGGATGCGGCACTTGCGTCGCAGCCTGTCCTTCTGGGGCCATGGAGCAGAAGGGATTCAAGAATGTGCAGATGTACGCCATAATCGACGCCGCCCTGGAAGGAGGGAAATAA
- a CDS encoding NAD(P)H-hydrate dehydratase: MLPVKEFAVLDINAEHLGIPPGYLMENAGKAVADVILERYGTGRRIAILCGTGNNGGDGFVAARYLKELNSVSVFLAKSPDQIHSDIARDAFEAIKDIVQPADGVDLSSYDVIVDALLGTGVTGRIQEPYSRLIDLINDSSADVVSVDVPSGFGGDVMVHPTITVTFHDVKEGMTEANSGDIVIKDIGIPTEAIQYVGPGEFVYYPIPSPESHKGDNGRVLILGGGPYTGAPALAAMGAYRIKVDLVRIAVPKRAFIPIAGYSPNFIVHELSGKDHLNKKDVKEVEKLLPWADAVLIGPGLGDEKETLEAVRDIIERCNKPMVIDADALRAVSENLQLLKGKQGIITPHAGEFKLLTGIPLPKDTEGKIPKVLDLAKKTGMTVLLKGKVDIIACAERVKMNRTGNAGMTVGGTGDVLAGIAVGLLSRGVAPFDAARLAAFVNGTAGDVAFQKWAYCYLATDVADSIPQAVKPFIDRFLYS, from the coding sequence ATGCTGCCGGTCAAGGAGTTTGCTGTCCTCGATATTAATGCCGAGCATTTAGGGATTCCACCTGGCTACCTGATGGAAAATGCCGGCAAGGCCGTCGCGGACGTCATTCTGGAGAGATATGGGACAGGGAGACGCATCGCAATCCTATGTGGAACTGGTAATAATGGAGGAGACGGCTTCGTCGCGGCCAGATATCTAAAGGAGCTAAATAGTGTCTCCGTTTTCTTGGCCAAATCCCCGGACCAGATCCATTCGGACATAGCACGGGACGCCTTCGAGGCTATCAAGGACATAGTCCAGCCAGCAGATGGGGTCGACCTATCGAGCTACGACGTTATAGTTGATGCCCTGTTGGGAACTGGTGTGACAGGACGTATTCAAGAGCCTTATTCAAGGCTGATAGACCTGATAAACGACTCCTCGGCCGATGTGGTCTCAGTTGACGTGCCCTCAGGATTCGGAGGGGATGTGATGGTGCACCCCACCATCACTGTTACTTTTCATGATGTCAAGGAAGGGATGACAGAAGCGAACTCAGGGGATATCGTGATCAAGGACATAGGCATTCCTACAGAAGCAATACAATATGTTGGACCAGGAGAGTTCGTTTATTATCCCATACCTTCCCCTGAATCCCACAAAGGAGATAATGGCCGGGTCCTCATTTTGGGTGGAGGCCCTTACACCGGTGCTCCCGCTTTGGCAGCCATGGGGGCTTACCGAATCAAAGTGGATTTGGTACGAATCGCGGTTCCAAAGCGCGCCTTCATTCCAATCGCAGGATACTCTCCCAATTTCATAGTTCACGAACTTTCTGGCAAAGATCATCTTAACAAGAAAGATGTCAAAGAGGTGGAGAAGCTGCTTCCTTGGGCAGATGCAGTGCTCATAGGGCCTGGGCTAGGAGATGAAAAAGAGACCTTGGAAGCAGTGCGAGATATAATTGAAAGATGCAACAAGCCCATGGTAATCGATGCTGATGCGCTGCGTGCTGTCTCTGAGAACCTTCAACTGTTGAAGGGGAAGCAAGGCATAATCACTCCGCATGCAGGCGAGTTCAAACTTCTCACTGGCATCCCATTGCCCAAGGATACCGAGGGCAAGATCCCAAAGGTATTGGATCTGGCCAAGAAAACAGGGATGACTGTGCTGCTGAAAGGGAAAGTGGACATAATCGCTTGCGCCGAACGGGTTAAGATGAATCGAACTGGTAATGCAGGGATGACCGTAGGGGGAACAGGGGATGTTCTTGCGGGCATAGCCGTTGGTCTCTTATCGAGAGGAGTGGCACCATTCGACGCCGCTCGTCTGGCGGCATTCGTGAACGGTACCGCGGGAGATGTCGCCTTTCAGAAATGGGCATATTGCTACCTTGCCACTGATGTCGCGGACAGCATACCGCAGGCGGTGAAACCATTCATCGACAGATTCCTATACTCGTAA
- a CDS encoding zinc ribbon domain-containing protein, whose amino-acid sequence MIELILASVVGALSLASAMAIKRTFTHTASPGILEAVEVRAGNLKRVLWRPARKAERPRVVVQGPKVKPIVCQICIGRIKEGLEFAKCGCGRTFHITCLTRTAFCPYCNETFKDGVPEEHIVRPAPPTELNGRKKPEVRILWEPAIRKSCPVCGREMDENERECVCGAIIIEEDEVFECPSCGTEVPANMMQCPGCKERFDLVEEPICPICGLLVSSQDGVCDCGGLAKDECPECGASLAPQDTKCPSCGTTFELV is encoded by the coding sequence TTGATAGAGTTGATATTAGCCTCTGTTGTCGGAGCTCTCTCCTTGGCCTCAGCCATGGCCATAAAGAGAACCTTCACCCACACAGCATCACCTGGAATTCTTGAGGCCGTGGAAGTAAGGGCAGGGAACCTAAAGAGGGTTCTTTGGAGACCCGCTCGCAAAGCAGAAAGGCCTAGGGTTGTAGTGCAAGGCCCTAAAGTAAAGCCCATAGTATGCCAGATATGCATAGGGCGGATCAAGGAAGGGTTGGAATTCGCCAAATGCGGATGTGGAAGGACGTTTCATATCACCTGCCTGACACGCACTGCCTTCTGCCCTTACTGTAATGAGACTTTTAAGGATGGGGTACCTGAGGAACACATTGTGCGCCCCGCACCGCCGACAGAACTCAATGGAAGGAAAAAGCCTGAGGTGCGCATTCTCTGGGAGCCAGCGATTAGAAAATCTTGTCCGGTTTGCGGTCGAGAAATGGATGAGAATGAAAGGGAGTGCGTCTGCGGGGCCATTATCATAGAGGAAGACGAAGTCTTCGAATGCCCCTCATGTGGGACGGAAGTGCCTGCCAATATGATGCAATGCCCTGGATGCAAAGAGAGATTCGACCTTGTAGAAGAGCCGATTTGCCCTATATGTGGGCTTTTAGTATCTTCCCAAGATGGGGTATGTGATTGCGGAGGGCTCGCTAAGGATGAGTGCCCCGAATGCGGTGCGTCGTTGGCACCGCAGGACACAAAATGCCCTTCTTGCGGGACGACTTTCGAGTTGGTTTAA
- a CDS encoding Ni/Fe hydrogenase subunit alpha: MSPEIFDKTVKAESKRITIDPITRLEGHGKIEIFLDDNGNVEKAYWQVPELRGFERFCIGRAAEDMNKLTSRLCGVCPGAHHMCSTKALDAVYKADPPETAKKLRELFYAAHYVHSHIAHFYALAAPDFVLGPAAPAAKRNILGVVDAVGVEIGSQVIRARSYAQKIQEMLGGKATHPVCGIPGGMAKPMTKEMQAETIKMAKYCVDFAKFTNQLFADVVLKNKDYMNIITSKDIFYNETYHLGTVDKNGHVNFYDGTQVMIDPDGNEVARYTGKDYLKYIAEHTEPWSYEKFCYFKPVGWKGFVTGKDSGIYRATPMSRLNVAKGFSTPEAQKLFEAYKGTFRDLGIKGPVQHTQAMHWARVIELMYAAERMLELAEDPEITDTNIKAKTDTPGEGVGILEAPRGTLVHHYVADEKGIITDVNLVVGTTNNNAPINVSVATAAKALIKNWQVSPGLLNMIEMAYRAYDPCNSCATHVLPGQAALVVNIRRPDGSIFKQIKNY; the protein is encoded by the coding sequence ATGAGCCCGGAAATATTCGACAAGACTGTTAAAGCGGAATCCAAGCGCATCACCATCGACCCAATTACGAGGCTCGAAGGACATGGAAAGATAGAGATATTCCTTGATGATAATGGGAATGTGGAGAAGGCATACTGGCAGGTGCCAGAGCTTCGTGGTTTCGAGAGGTTCTGCATAGGAAGAGCGGCGGAGGACATGAACAAGCTCACCTCGAGGCTATGCGGCGTATGCCCGGGCGCACACCACATGTGCTCCACCAAGGCCTTGGACGCAGTCTATAAGGCCGATCCCCCGGAGACGGCAAAGAAGTTGAGAGAGCTCTTCTATGCCGCTCATTATGTGCACTCCCATATCGCGCATTTCTATGCCCTGGCAGCTCCGGACTTCGTACTCGGTCCCGCTGCCCCTGCTGCCAAGAGGAACATTTTAGGCGTGGTCGATGCGGTGGGCGTGGAGATTGGATCACAGGTCATCAGGGCGCGCTCCTATGCTCAGAAGATCCAAGAGATGTTAGGCGGAAAGGCAACTCATCCGGTCTGCGGTATCCCAGGAGGCATGGCCAAACCCATGACCAAGGAGATGCAGGCCGAGACGATCAAGATGGCCAAGTATTGCGTTGACTTCGCCAAGTTCACCAACCAGCTCTTCGCCGACGTAGTGCTCAAGAACAAGGACTACATGAACATAATCACGTCGAAGGACATATTCTACAATGAGACCTACCATCTAGGCACCGTGGATAAGAACGGCCACGTCAACTTCTATGACGGTACGCAGGTCATGATAGATCCCGATGGGAATGAGGTGGCGAGATATACTGGCAAGGATTATCTGAAATACATCGCCGAGCACACCGAACCTTGGAGCTACGAGAAGTTCTGCTATTTCAAGCCAGTAGGCTGGAAGGGGTTCGTGACGGGGAAAGACTCTGGTATCTACCGCGCCACTCCCATGTCCCGCTTGAACGTGGCCAAGGGCTTCTCCACACCAGAGGCGCAAAAGCTCTTCGAGGCCTATAAGGGGACATTCCGCGACCTGGGCATCAAGGGTCCAGTGCAGCATACTCAGGCGATGCATTGGGCGAGGGTCATCGAGCTGATGTATGCGGCGGAAAGGATGCTAGAGTTGGCAGAGGATCCAGAGATAACCGATACCAATATAAAGGCCAAGACGGACACCCCCGGCGAAGGAGTGGGAATATTGGAGGCCCCCAGAGGCACCTTGGTGCACCACTATGTGGCTGATGAGAAAGGCATCATCACGGATGTGAATCTGGTGGTGGGAACGACGAACAACAACGCTCCCATCAACGTCTCTGTGGCCACGGCTGCTAAGGCGCTCATAAAGAATTGGCAGGTGTCCCCAGGTCTGCTGAATATGATTGAGATGGCCTACCGCGCTTACGATCCCTGCAACTCCTGTGCCACTCATGTGCTACCGGGACAGGCTGCCTTGGTGGTCAACATCCGCAGGCCGGATGGCTCGATCTTCAAGCAGATCAAGAATTATTGA
- a CDS encoding metallophosphoesterase family protein gives MRCAIISDIHSNLHALNVVLRDIDEQGVDEVLCAGDLVGYGAFPNEVIAQIKERKIISICGNHDRAVLNIDTSGMNPLAAKAVYWTAKQISFEALGYLKKLKPRATLNLAGIPAAMFHGSVRNDDEYVYEEDAVPELLNLARARVVISGHTHVPYVKRYSEGVLLNPGSVGQPRDGDRRASYLILDGDEMRFELRRLDYPVEEAAKAISAAGLPDFLGLRLLSGI, from the coding sequence GTGCGCTGCGCCATTATCTCTGACATCCATTCAAACCTGCATGCCCTAAACGTCGTGCTTAGGGATATCGATGAACAGGGAGTCGATGAGGTGCTCTGCGCTGGCGATCTAGTCGGCTATGGAGCGTTTCCTAATGAGGTTATAGCCCAGATCAAGGAGCGGAAAATCATCTCCATCTGCGGCAACCATGACCGCGCCGTCCTCAACATAGATACCTCTGGAATGAATCCTTTAGCAGCCAAAGCTGTCTATTGGACGGCGAAACAAATTTCTTTTGAGGCATTGGGCTACTTGAAAAAGCTCAAGCCCCGAGCCACTCTCAACTTAGCTGGGATACCAGCAGCCATGTTCCATGGCTCAGTGCGTAACGACGATGAGTATGTGTATGAAGAAGACGCAGTTCCAGAGCTCCTGAATCTGGCGAGGGCGAGGGTGGTGATAAGTGGACATACACATGTTCCGTATGTTAAGAGATATTCAGAAGGAGTGCTCTTAAATCCAGGGTCGGTGGGTCAGCCCCGGGATGGAGATAGGAGAGCCAGTTATTTGATCCTCGATGGGGATGAAATGCGCTTTGAATTGAGGAGGTTGGACTATCCAGTGGAAGAGGCGGCTAAGGCTATATCTGCCGCGGGACTTCCAGACTTTCTCGGCCTAAGGCTGTTAAGCGGTATATGA
- a CDS encoding DUF211 domain-containing protein — translation MPDIRRLVLDVLKPHHPNIVELARRLSVLEGVSGVNCTLEEVDQETESIKITIEGNAIDFDAVEEAISQSGAVIHSVDSVSAGKKLVEEVETPQDR, via the coding sequence GTGCCTGACATTCGAAGATTGGTATTGGACGTATTGAAGCCGCATCATCCTAACATCGTAGAGCTAGCGCGCCGGCTCAGTGTGCTAGAGGGAGTGTCGGGAGTCAATTGCACCTTGGAAGAGGTGGACCAAGAGACAGAGAGCATTAAGATAACCATCGAAGGGAATGCCATCGATTTCGATGCGGTGGAAGAGGCGATCTCACAGTCTGGAGCAGTAATTCACTCAGTCGACAGCGTATCGGCGGGGAAGAAGCTGGTAGAAGAAGTAGAAACGCCTCAGGACCGTTGA
- a CDS encoding metallophosphoesterase, giving the protein MQISPVVDHPALRIFADEAILCAGDLHIGLEDEMRSKGVVVPSQTERMLRELKQLADGCERLVLLGDVKHQVPGTSRQEYSELPRFFSELCTTYSSVDLVRGNHDVGIEDIGFTGVHIHPASGFSLGDVGFIHGHIWPSDSVMSKGTLIMAHNHPAILFRDGVGHITIERCWLRCRLKEDAYSYYSQIPSEVIVVPSMNRSLKGSPINIEEARHIGPLFANSLIELEDSRVYLLDGIYLGTVGSLMVKGPNRYLD; this is encoded by the coding sequence ATGCAGATCTCGCCTGTGGTTGATCATCCCGCTCTACGCATCTTTGCTGATGAAGCCATCCTCTGCGCCGGCGATCTGCACATCGGCTTAGAGGATGAAATGCGCTCTAAAGGTGTTGTCGTCCCATCCCAAACCGAACGCATGTTGCGAGAATTGAAGCAGTTGGCGGATGGTTGCGAACGACTTGTCCTATTGGGAGATGTAAAGCACCAGGTACCAGGCACTAGTCGGCAAGAATACTCTGAATTGCCACGCTTCTTCTCCGAGCTATGCACGACATACTCATCGGTGGATTTGGTTCGAGGCAACCACGATGTAGGTATAGAGGATATAGGATTCACCGGAGTGCACATCCACCCAGCCTCTGGTTTCTCTTTGGGTGATGTTGGATTCATCCATGGCCATATATGGCCCTCGGACTCGGTCATGTCAAAGGGGACATTGATCATGGCGCACAACCACCCCGCAATTCTCTTTCGCGATGGTGTGGGGCACATCACCATAGAAAGATGCTGGCTGCGTTGCAGGCTGAAAGAGGATGCATATTCGTATTATTCTCAGATCCCAAGTGAGGTCATCGTGGTCCCGTCTATGAATCGTAGCTTGAAGGGATCTCCGATCAATATAGAAGAGGCAAGGCATATAGGGCCCCTTTTTGCCAACAGCCTGATAGAATTGGAAGATTCTCGAGTGTATCTTCTGGATGGCATTTATCTAGGGACGGTCGGCTCGCTGATGGTGAAGGGGCCGAACAGATACCTGGATTGA
- a CDS encoding 30S ribosomal protein S8e — MALWQGKSRRKPSGGRLRLARKKRRFEIGRDAEYTYLGPVRLEKLRVRGGNVKVRLLKADMANVTDPSTRKTQRVKILTVKENSANPNFVQRNIITKGAVIQTEIGLAKVTSRPGQDGSVDAVLIK, encoded by the coding sequence ATGGCACTATGGCAGGGCAAGTCTAGGCGCAAGCCTTCAGGCGGGAGATTGCGCCTTGCGAGAAAGAAAAGACGTTTCGAAATCGGAAGGGACGCGGAATATACCTATCTGGGACCTGTGCGCTTAGAGAAGCTACGAGTTCGGGGTGGGAATGTCAAGGTGAGGTTGCTCAAAGCAGATATGGCCAATGTCACCGATCCTTCGACCCGAAAGACGCAGAGGGTCAAGATTCTCACCGTTAAGGAAAACTCCGCCAACCCTAACTTCGTGCAACGCAACATCATCACCAAAGGTGCGGTGATCCAGACCGAGATAGGGCTGGCCAAGGTTACGTCGCGCCCGGGACAAGACGGTTCGGTGGACGCAGTCTTGATTAAATAA
- a CDS encoding signal recognition particle subunit SRP19/SEC65 family protein produces the protein MDEEKAWVLWPEYFDVALSRAEGRKVRKELAVSSPTVEMISKACQSLGLEHKIEINKAYPSKWYDKKGRVLVERSMPKTLLLLKVGERLARTQRS, from the coding sequence ATGGACGAGGAAAAGGCCTGGGTCCTCTGGCCAGAGTATTTTGATGTCGCCCTAAGCAGGGCAGAAGGACGCAAGGTGAGGAAGGAATTAGCGGTTTCCTCGCCTACAGTGGAGATGATCTCTAAGGCTTGTCAGAGCCTCGGCTTAGAACATAAAATTGAGATAAACAAGGCCTATCCTAGCAAATGGTACGATAAAAAAGGCAGGGTTTTAGTGGAGAGGAGCATGCCTAAGACCCTTCTGTTGTTGAAAGTAGGGGAGCGCCTAGCAAGAACTCAACGGTCCTGA